The sequence TTGCTATTATGCCAAACTAACTATCATTGAACCTCGCTCAtaaaaaaggtatatatataaACGCTTTGGAATGCCATCAACCTACGCTTCGCATCTATGGGATTCTTAGTTTCTTACAACTTACTAAGATATTATTTATTGGTGCATAAATGAATAATAAGTAAACCACCGTCCAAGAATTTCCTAGTGGAGTCAAAACATCACGTGCTAAGTTGAGTTAATAAGAAATCTTTAAAATTGTTTTACAGACAGTAAATAAATACAAAACTATATGATACTTGTATATAAATTGATATGCAAAAGTTGGAGTTGAAAACTAGTATATGCATATGTAACCATAAAGTATTgcatatacaaaaaaataattactattattgattcatcATATGTTGCTCAAAACCTTATGAGCAGCTGCTATTGTGAACTGGATGTCATCAAGAGTATGTGCCAAGCTAGAGAAGCCAGCCTCAAACTTAGAAGGTGCAAAATACACACCTTCCTCCAACATACCCCAGTAGAACCTAGCAAACTTGTCTGTATCACTCTTGTTAGCATCTGCAAAATTGTTCACAGGTCCTTCTGTGAAGAAAAAACCAAACATGCCATTTATGTGACCACCACACATGGGATGCCCTGCCCTCTTCCCAGCTTCAAGAATGCCATTAACAAGTTCGCCTGTTATCTTGTCCAAATACTCATAACTTCCCGGCTGCCTAATAAGCTTCAGAGTTTCTATCCCTGCAGCCATAGCCAAAGGGTTCCCACTCAATGTCCCAGCTTGGTACACTGGTCCAGCAGGTGCCACCATTTCCATTATATTCCTCCTCCCCCCGTATGCACCTACCGGCAAGCCCCCGCCAATTATTTTTCCTAAAGTTGTCAAGTCAGGAAGTATGCCAAAATATTCTTGAGCTCCCCCGTATGCCAAGCGGAATCCGGTCATAACTTCATCAAATATGAGGAGACTATCGTTTTCCTTGGTGATCTTGCGAATGGCAGCAAGAAAATCGGGTTTAGGAAGAATGAAACCAGAGTTTCCCACAACAGGTTCTAGGATAACTGCTGCAATATCTCCCTTGTGAAGGTGAAAGAGTTTCTCTACGGCTGATATGTGGTTGTAGGGCGCAGTAAGGGTATCGGAAGTGGCTGCCTGAGGAACTCCAGGGGAGTCTGGAAGTCCTAAGGTGGCCACTCCACTTCCTGCCTTGACGAGCAAGGAATCGGCGTGGCCATGGTAGCAGCCCTCGAACTTGATGATCTTGGGCTTCCCGGTGAATGCGCGAGCGAGACGAAGCGCCCCCATGCATGCTTCCGTGCCCGAGTTCACGAAGCGAACCATTTCTATGCTTGGAACTGCAGCGATGACCATTTGGGCTAAAGTGTTTTCAAGCAGACAAGGTGCACCAAAGCTGGTTCCTTTTTGCATTGTGTCAGCCAATGCTGCAAGTACCTGATGATGAACAAATGAAAGTCAAACATGACTTTGGTCTGCTCCATGGACACATAGTCAACAGATATAATATGTGGTGGAAACAATAGAGCAGAAGAAAGGTAACCTTAGGGTGTGCATGACCAATAATTGCAGGACCCCAAGAACCCACATAATCAATGTATTGATTGCCATCAATGTCCCGCATGCGAGATCCCTTGGCCGACTCAATCACAATTGGTTGCCCACCAACAGATTTGAAGGCACGTACTGGAGAGTTCACACCTCCTGGCATCAAATCCTATTTTTTGCAAATTAATTAAAAAGTGGCATCGTAATAATATTGAGTATGAATTGAATGTAAATAGTTAGTACCAGGGCAGCAGTGAAAGCTTGTTGGGATTTGGTAAGAGACAAGTTCAAGTTGTTATTGGTGTTATTGTCGTTGTTGAGTGACACCTGCTGCTGCATTCTGCAAGCACGCGAGAATCGCATCCTTGAGCTTGACTTGGCACCCGCCTGCGGAATACAGTAAAAACTAGAAGCACCAGCAGCCATGGATTgatcgagagagagagagagagagagagagagagagagagagagagaggagggcgtAAAGTCAAATTGGGCCATCGAAGAGTGTAGTTAATGGGATTGGGCTCGCTTTTCAAATTCAACAACTCAATTCAAGCCGAGTAGCGATTAATTTAATCAACAACAGCGTCAACTAGATTCCTGCACAATCAGAGTAGCGATGAATGATGATTCAAGCAGGTTTCTAGCTGTTTTTGAAGCAGCAGCCAAGTCCTCTTTAGTGAGCGTTACGTGCGAGCGGGGCAAGAGTAGTTACTGCTTACTAGTTAGTTACTGTGATCTTATTGGAATTAACAATTAAGTGTGATCTGTTGTTGTGGTGTGGGTTGGTTCAACCGATCCGTACTAAACACAAAAATATATGGATATTCACCCAAACCATTTACTGCACATTTCTGTACATACCAATTTGGACCTTCAGCCTTTCATATTGCTTTATAGTAAACTCAAATATAGTCTCAAATCTCAATACCCGTGACCCAGAAATAAGGTCTCAATACCCAAACGACAagtgaaaaccataaaaaaaatcaGACTGAACAAAATTCAAGTGAAATCATACATTACAATAAtagttattaacttattatactaccaaaaaaagttaatattaaaatattcctCCTGAAACAAAGCAGTGCAACTGTGCAAGAGTCTAAGTGCAACATTGAAATTTAAAATGtttccaattaaaaataaaaaggttttTGTCTTTTACCTTTTGAAAGTGAAACTTTATTTCATTTTGACGCCTCCTCCCATGAAGCTAAAGCTTATGCTTATTAAATTACGTTTGTTGTGTACTTGTGTATGATCAAATTGATAATCTACGGCATCATAAAAATACATAGTAAGTTAGTAACTATTAATAGGTCCGTTGGATTTGTTTATTTTGAATGAACATAAAATATAATACGGTGGAGTATCAAACGTATCATCATTCCGAGTTAAATCCAAAATGTCCCTAAAATTGGTGTCGTGCACTGAATCTGTAATTCTAGTAGGTCTATCTTCAATTGCTCACGCAATTATCTTTTTTTATAATGTCTTTTATCTTCAATTTTCATACGGAAAAATTACTTCCactgaattttaaaatttcatactTTGCTGCCATTTTTTTTAGACGATAACTtgcaaagaaaaaaatatattcatTAGCAAcctttggctctgataccactgttaggtaccagacaaatgacacagcaaGATATaaagatgaaaaattagaaatttgtataaaatatgaaaacaattgaataactttctttgaaaattacaacttctctctatcacaaggagaGGGAAAACATACTTCTCTCTATCATATATAGGAaaaaactactcaaagaaatattatattattctatCTGAATGACTTGAtttaaatgaattaaaaaaaaaaactcaatttataAGTGAGTCTCATCAATATAAATCATCCAtcaattagaggtatataattcttctctttttcaatcaTTAAAATTCTAAGATTATAAACTAAAATTATTTATTACATttgattttatttagttattgtttatttatttattttctaaaattaatcttactaattttcaaaaatagtatgAGGTAAATTAGCGGAATATGTGCTCCAAGAGATAatacatataaataaataaataatgtcgTTCAGCTGGGAGACAACAAAATTCTTCTCTACGATATATAATGTAAATCATCGTTATATTAATGATAGAATAAACACCCAAGTTTATATTTGTCTATTTTTTACTAAGAATAAAAcgattctttttttaaaaaaaaaaaggacattTTGAtcattaatctttttttttttgacataacacaaataaaatttttataaaaataattatcgtTATTATTTAACAAAACTTTTAATAAAAGATCATATTATCTctaaataaaactatttttagaCAAAAATCAccttatatttttgtaaaaatagagAGAATCGTAGTCTTTATTCTTAATTATACGCAAATAACAAAATCACATTGTTGTGTTGGCTTGGCTTTAACGGCAACGATGGGACAAATTCTCTTATATGACCCCTGACCCCNNNNNNNNNNNNNNNNNNNNNNNNNNNNNNNNNNNAGTGATATCAAATAATCAACTGTTAATCGCATCAAAGCATAAAAATATGATTTATATCCATTCACCACTTGAAGGGATTGACCGATAAGTTTCAATCAATAGATAGGAATCACACAGCTAGAAAACCCACTTTTCCGGTGGGAAGATAGAATATAGATTCTAGATTCCCAGCAGCTAAGCTACATACTTCCACCATGCAAGCTAACGCATTTCTCAAACCAtattttgtttcaaaatatatagatagatatgcaCTCTTCATGAATCAATTATGGAACTGATCATCTCAACTTCTAATATATGACTGGTTGTTTTATACTCTAATATCTTATCGTCACTTTATCCTATGTACAGTTATATATATTGTGAACAAATTTACTAGCTAGTTAACAACAATTACGATAGAAAAGCCTGCCTTTCTTAATTAGAACTACTAAACAGGAACATNNNNNNNNNNNNNNNNNNNNNNNNNNNNNNNNNNNNNNNNNNNNNNNNNNNNNNNNNNNTGGAAATGTATTGTACGAGAATAAGATTTTTATACGAGAATATGAGAATATATTTAGGGttgcacatggatcggataatatccgcatatctgcggtaattatccgcatccgattcaaattttgtggatattatccgatccgcagaGACATCGGTAGGATCGGATTGCAGATTTGGTAGTAATATTTGCGGATTCGATCTGCAAATCCGCATAACCGCACatctcatataaatagcatagtttaagaaagtaaaccctaatgtgatatgaattttagtgtattattttatgaattttatgatagcttgtttttaattttttatgttgtacttcaacttagaataattaaacttaaattttgtgttattttttttttttggttattcaagagaacttttattgataatattttagaagtaaataggcttaaacaggtgaaaaatgaattttctagatttttttttttataaaaacagtcaaacaaaatcttaaaatagtttttttgaattatgcggatatacTCGATATCCGATATGATCCGATCCGCatacttgcggatcggatccCGCCTGAAAAAAATGCAAATATCatatccgatccaatccgatGAGTGCAGTGCGAATCGGATAAAATTTTAggctatatccgatccgatccgatccgtgtgCAGCCCTAAATATATTTATAGTCATTAGATTAATTTAAATAGTGAAGATTAAATATAGCTAATTATTAATATACAAGTAATACATTTATTATAGTCATTAAATTGTAAACAGTAAACTACAATAACTACGACTAGTATTTTTAAAGAGTTATGCTActtatacattaaaattagttattggtataaaatatatgttaaaatataaatatatattaaaaataaattaaactatacatatatttatatacaaatatattagtaATTGATTTTGATGTACAAATAATGTTTTCAATTTGAATACTTCTATTTGCTTTCCTGTATATAGCTGGATGCATGTCATCGTCTTTATCTACATCAATTGGTTAACTACTAATATCTCATGTaccaaaacaaaaacaaacaaacaaaaaactaCTAATATAGTAATATCTCATTCTATTGTGGGGAGGATCAGAATTAGTGGATTCGTTGAAAACTTTTTCACTATAGCTAAcagaatataatttttttaaaataaaaaatactaNNNNNNNNNNNNNNNNNNNNNNNNNNNNNNNNNNNNNNNNNNNNNNNNNNNNNNNNNNNNNNNNNNNNNNNNNNNNNNNNNNNNNNNNNNNNNNNNNNNNNNNNNNNNNNNNNNNNNNNNNNNNNNNNNNNNNNNNNNNNNNNNNNNNNNNNNNNNNNNNNNNNNNNNNNNNNNNNNNNNNNNNNNNNNNNNNNNNNNNNNNNNNNNNNNNNNNNNNNNNNNNNNNNNNNNNNNNNNNNNNNNNNNNNNNNNNNNNNNNNNNNNNNNNNNNNNNNNNNNNNNNNNNNNNNNAGTATAAGTAATTTTACACCTATATTtataattacataatattttatcataaaaaataactatctttTACATGATTACATTCGCATGAATGATGATCCAAAAGAATAGATGTTGTTCTGGTAAAGGATACTCTTCCGGATTATAGCTCGGATGCGCACTTTCTCTGCGAATCTCCGCCGGCTTGGAAGGTTATCCTCGGAACAGGGACGAGCTTGGCATAGAACCTGCAAATTAAAAGGGACTCCGACGCTTAAGTTAGTGATGCttcttaaaaaaaagatgaataaacaAGCAATATTAAAGTGAGAGAGCCGTGTGTATTTTCTCAATGCTAGTGATATTTTCTGGATATCCCCCTGACGAAGGTTAGCCGATGTGTTTATATAGTCGAAAGAGTCTTGGCTTTTTGCCGTTACGCTGAGCTAATGATCGGATTTTGGGGGAGTTCTGCTGTGGTTTGTTGAGGCGAGAATCTCGGTTGTTAGTGATATTACGAAGATTCTTTAGCCGTTAGATATGCTCGGTCAAAATTACTGAAGTTGAGGTTGTTAGTATGGATCACAGCCCCCCAAGCTTGGCCTGTAAAAATAGATTGAGCTTCTATATTTTCGGCTTCAGGAGCTCTTTGTACAGAAGGGATGCATCGTAAGAGCCCCCAAGGtcaacatgttttttttttttgggctttGATTTTTTTGCCTTCGTATATTTTCTGGATATCTTCCAAAGGTTGTACGTGTACCCATGGAAAAAAGCATGAGTAAGAAAGGTTAGTTTACTTTTGTCTTGTACCTTTTCACCTAGTTTTTGCTTTCTGTCTTGTAATGGGGAAAAAGGAGCGTGCTATGGTGGATGAAAAGGATGTGTATAGTTGGGTTGATGGGGATGTGAAGGGCCGCATTT is a genomic window of Arachis ipaensis cultivar K30076 chromosome B06, Araip1.1, whole genome shotgun sequence containing:
- the LOC107645331 gene encoding glutamate-1-semialdehyde 2,1-aminomutase, chloroplastic-like — protein: MRFSRACRMQQQVSLNNDNNTNNNLNLSLTKSQQAFTAALDLMPGGVNSPVRAFKSVGGQPIVIESAKGSRMRDIDGNQYIDYVGSWGPAIIGHAHPKVLAALADTMQKGTSFGAPCLLENTLAQMVIAAVPSIEMVRFVNSGTEACMGALRLARAFTGKPKIIKFEGCYHGHADSLLVKAGSGVATLGLPDSPGVPQAATSDTLTAPYNHISAVEKLFHLHKGDIAAVILEPVVGNSGFILPKPDFLAAIRKITKENDSLLIFDEVMTGFRLAYGGAQEYFGILPDLTTLGKIIGGGLPVGAYGGRRNIMEMVAPAGPVYQAGTLSGNPLAMAAGIETLKLIRQPGSYEYLDKITGELVNGILEAGKRAGHPMCGGHINGMFGFFFTEGPVNNFADANKSDTDKFARFYWGMLEEGVYFAPSKFEAGFSSLAHTLDDIQFTIAAAHKVLSNI